The following are encoded in a window of Arvicanthis niloticus isolate mArvNil1 chromosome 1, mArvNil1.pat.X, whole genome shotgun sequence genomic DNA:
- the Eid2 gene encoding EP300-interacting inhibitor of differentiation 2, whose translation MSQLPAVSSVRRTGAASGDRGLRQAEVGGGRRALPGPARPEEIRGGRMAAAREDSAAPAARRGRAAAAREGRAAEARGGSAATARGGPAAAARGGAAAREGPVAAGSREARMAEVARLLGEPLEEEAPEGRPRSRAGGLAAMPYMRFRHPLSVLGINYQQFLRHYLENYPIAPGRIQELEERRRRFVEACRAREAAFDIEYLRNPQRVDFDILTFTIALTASEVINPLIEELGCDKFIHRE comes from the coding sequence ATGTCGCAGCTGCCCGCAGTCAGCAGCGTCCGGCGGACGGGAGCAGCGAGCGGCGACCGCGGGCTGCGGCAGGCCGAGGTAGGCGGCGGGCGGCGTGCGCTCCCGGGTCCGGCGCGACCTGAGGAGATCCGGGGAGGCCGGATGGCGGCGGCCCGGGAAGACTCCGCAGCCCCGGCGGCCAGGAGAGGCCGGGCGGCTGCAGCCCGGGAAGGCCGGGCGGCGGAGGCCCGGGGTGGCTCCGCGGCGACGGCCCGGGGAGGCCCGGCGGCGGCGGCCCGTGGCGGCGCAGCGGCCCGGGAAGGCCCGGTGGCGGCGGGGTCAAGGGAAGCCCGGATGGCGGAGGTGGCCCGGCTGCTGGGCGAGCCGCTTGAGGAGGAGGCTCCGGAGGGCAGGCCCCGGTCCAGGGCGGGCGGCCTGGCGGCGATGCCGTACATGCGCTTCCGCCACCCCCTCAGCGTCTTAGGCATCAATTACCAGCAGTTTCTGCGGCACTACCTGGAGAATTACCCGATCGCCCCCGGCCGGATCCAGGAGCTGGAGGAGCGCCGCCGGCGCTTCGTGGAGGCCTGCAGAGCCAGGGAGGCAGCCTTCGACATAGAGTACCTGCGCAACCCCCAGAGGGTGGATTTTGACATTTTAACGTTTACCATAGCCCTGACTGCGTCAGAGGTGATCAATCCTCTAATAGAAGAACTGGGTTGCGATAAGTTCATCCACAGAGAGTGA
- the Eid2b gene encoding EP300-interacting inhibitor of differentiation 2B, producing the protein MSELPGESRIPDLSLMNGVGDVLQAGMGGGNQVPEAQESPLARAARSMAQAPGLAPGQFPGVAGLMALPHVHAPLLLLELYEQRMFQHYLHTNPLIPTRVLHDIEERRRLFVEGCRAREAAFDANPPEMDSDARAFMLALLASDAHGPPPTEGWPSPIIPASGGTSLEDQEFEVILR; encoded by the coding sequence ATGTCCGAGCTCCCCGGAGAGAGCAGGATCCCGGACCTGAGCCTCATGAACGGCGTCGGCGACGTCCTGCAGGCGGGAATGGGCGGAGGCAATCAGGTCCCCGAAGCCCAGGAAAGTCCGCTGGCCAGAGCCGCCCGGTCCATGGCGCAGGCGCCGGGCCTGGCTCCCGGGCAGTTCCCCGGCGTGGCCGGCCTGATGGCGTTACCGCACGTCCACGCGCCGCTCCTCCTTCTAGAGCTGTACGAGCAGCGGATGTTCCAACACTACCTGCACACCAACCCCCTGATCCCCACCAGGGTGCTCCACGACATCGAGGAGCGCCGCCGGCTGTTCGTGGAGGGCTGCAGGGCCAGGGAGGCGGCCTTCGACGCCAACCCCCCGGAGATGGACTCGGACGCCCGCGCCTTTATGCTGGCGCTCTTGGCCTCCGACGCCCACGGCCCACCGCCGACTGAGGGGTGGCCttcgcctataatcccagcctcAGGAGGGACGAGcctggaggaccaggagttcGAGGTCATCCTCCGCTAA